From Cucumis melo cultivar AY chromosome 3, USDA_Cmelo_AY_1.0, whole genome shotgun sequence:
GAAACATAAAAACATTAGGAAGAAATGCTTCACCTTAAGGTCTGGGTGAGTTAAAATGAACTCCCCAAGAGAAGGATCGAGAGTGAATCCATTAACACCAGTTCCAGTACTTAAAACAAGCTGAAAAAAAAAGACCAACATGAAGATTAACAAGTTAACACTCGCATTCACTCAACTTAAGAATTGATTTACAACAATTAGGGAAAAAAAAGTTATACTTTTCCTACATGATCCAAGGACTACTATTAATAATAACCAACAATAAACATAACTTTAGGACGACCATCTAAAACTTAAAAGATGTATAATAATGCATACAAACTGATGTAAACAAATAAATGGAATAGAGTTAGATTGCCCATACTGTGCAAGAGCTGCCATACAAGCAATAGCCAGCAGCCACCATATTCTTTCCAGGTTGCAAGACGTCTTCTAGGTTAGGTTCGTGGCTGTCGTTCAAGTGATAAATTCCAAAAATCTACATGAAAAAGTAGATATTCAAACAATCATACACTCAGCTTATTGGAAAGAAATTATAccaaaaatatttgaaatctcATTCAGAAGGTAGCATAGGGATGTTACCGTTCCAATGGAAACACCACAATCAATGTTGGAGGAACCATCCAGTGGATCGAACACCACAGAATACCTTTGTCATTggaaaataagaagaaataacattaaaattaaaacaaagtAAGAGGAGTTGATACTGATGATAATTGTAAGCATTAGACAAAAATCATCAAGAATGGAAAACAAACCTTCCACGCCGAGATGGCTCGACATATGTTggctcttcatcttcttcagaAACAAGAATACACTGCCACCAATTTGTCAACTATTAGAGTAAGTCACCAGATATTTTTGTCGTGTCATTTGTATGATTAGATAGCAGCTTACAGTTCTGCCACTGCTGACCAAAGCTTTGATAAAGACTTCATTTGAGAGCACATCCAGTTTCTTTTGCTCTTCACCCTGTTGACAAGGAAAATGAATAAATGTGAAGACATAattccaaaaaaagaaagaaatttggTATGAGATGATTTTCATCCTCTCTTTCTTCAGAAACAGAATTCTTTGGCTAATCTAAATTAGTTTGTGAGTTCATTATAACAAATAAGATCTTACCTGAACATTGGTCTCTCCAGCAAGTCCAATAAGTTTAGCTAAACCTGCCTGCAAAAGGAGAACTTGTGTGGTTAATGAACTGTACGCATCGGAATAGTGAATGGTACACAAGGCAAAAACAGAagagtttgaaattttcaagcaagAGGGTATTTTGGGAATTTGGAATTCTGAGCTGTTGGCACCCTCATAAAATCCTATCTCCCCTTATTAGGAGGAAGGATATCCTACACGGAACCTTTACATAACTTTGACTTTCATGTGGGGCATGAGGATCAAACCATTGCCCcctttatttcttctttttgtttttagttcaaCAATTAAGTTATGCTGGAATTGACatccattcattttttttacatcTCGATATATCTtagaaaatattttagtttctaCAATACTGtatgttcctttttttttcacaattgtacacatcatttaaaaatatgttGTATTATTCGATAGATCCTACATCCTACATAAATAAACTAGTATAAAATGCATTACCAAAGTTTTCTTATACATCTTTGACTGctaaatgaaaatataaaatattaagcgCCCAAAACTTATATTAGTCTCTTTGAATAATATAAGTTCACATCCACCCATATTTGTACTTAtaatataatcttttttttaaaaaaaaagtcaatgTAAAACTATTAACCTTCGAAGACATCTCTTATTTCAAGCCAGATATTCTGCAGTTTTCCCTTAACTTACTTGAACTGAAAGCTTCCCCACATTTTTGGCTTTCATTTattgcaaatcaaaattttcaacccacaaAGTATTGAACTAAGCCACCCCCAACCCATCAAATTCATTACGAAACAGTTTGAAAAGTCTCTAAAAGCAGAATTCTGTCATCAAATTGCAAAAAAAGGATATATATCATATCCCTCCAAATCCCAAAGGAAAAATAACAACTCCCttcataaaaaacaaaataaaaatgatcTAAACACAATCAATAAGAAACTAAAAGAATACCTAAAACAGGGGAAAACAGAAGAGGGTAGAAGACCTTATTAACAGCAGAGCAGACGAACTTGCAGCCAAGAACAATATGACTAAGCAAAATGGTGAAATCACCACGGGATTCAGGGTACTTGGATTGCTCATTCAAGACGAAGCGAGTAATGGTCATCAAGTCCGTCCTCTGAGCATCCGCGGCGTGATCCATGGTGCTGTGAAAAACCCCTTTTGCACAATcaaaaaaattagaagaagaagaagaagaagaaattaagatGATATTGTTAAAGGGGTGCTAAATTCGAGGGCGGTCATGAAACTCCAATATATATAGGTGTGTGTATAATAcagaaatgaaatgaaaaaaggGGCAAAAGAGGGAAAATGGAGAATATGGGTTAGGAAAGACACGTGGCGGAGGAAGAAAAAGGGTAGAAATGGAGTGGTGGGCGATTGTTTTTGAGTTTTGGAACAGAGAATGGGAATAGAGAATAAAGGGTTTGCAGATAATGCAAGAAGAAGTTCGTCGTCTTCTTCAATTTTGCTCGCCCTTCCATTTCTTCTGTCTATCTGCTTTGTCCTTttattccctttttttttttattatttttctttcttgaatGCCACTAATTTGACATTATTACTAGGggtatttacaaaaataataaaagaatttgaTAATGAGACTAATGtcattgcattttttttaaattgaaaaactaTTAAATTTAAGGGTGGATGATCCTCTCATATAGTTCGTTTGATATTATTAATTACttatcatatttgtcatatttgtaatatgtaaaaaaaaaaatactattagctactttttattattattattgttattattaaaaatagcaaaataaattaaaatatgtacaagttatagcaaaattttgaattctatcaatgatagaaactgatagacttctatcattgtctatcaaTGCCACTAATAGCATATGAGTGTCTATCAatgtttattattaataaaatttaaaattttgctatatgctatgagtattttgtcaaatttgctatttttgacaattcccCTTGTTATTATGaccatcatcatcatcgtcGTCATCATCACTTTTATCTTTTGTCACCTTGGAATTTGGAACCGAAAGGatataaatatgaatatgtaGGGGGGTTTGGAGTGAGAACTGACTCATAAGTTATAATAGTCTGGCATTATAATACTCTGCGTTTGAGGTGCAGATTATCATAGTCTGTGTTATAATAGTTTATGTTTGGGGTAAAGATTATTATGATTTCGGTTTTTCAatattatttgtttgtttaCATATATACTGTACATGAAAtacaactttttcttcgattgattttattaaatttggttaattaggatgttcatttaataaatttagctTCAAATTGGATTTTTCAGTATACATGAAATACAAATTTTTCTTACACGAAGCTAGTAGTTTTGCATTTCATTATAATGATCGAACATAACAACAAACATAATCAAATGGACCTCACTACTTTTCAAATTATCATTAATAGATTATGTTTCCTTCAAAATAAACATGGTCTTAATTCATTTTTCGTGTGTAATGAAAAATGAGATACATATTAGAGTAAATCAAAGTTAGTTACAATCTTGTTATAAATATTGTTAAAATAGTTTCTTGTAACTACTATAGCAACTATTGTATTCTTGGTTATTTATACTACCCTCATTCATCATTAATAAACAAGAAAGTGCTTATTTACTCTCTGCTTTAATATGGTATCAGTTGAGAATTAGTATTCCTAAAAAATCACCACCATGGATGAGACAGAACCTGTTGTTCATCCTCCTTCATATAATATTCTCGAAAACTCATCTTCAATCACCAACTCCAACCCCAACCCAACACCCCCTTCCTTCATAACAATGTATAAAAATCCATACTATCTTCATCATTCACACAAAACTCGTATGCAAACTCAACAAGTCAATATATGGCTTGAAACAAGGTTCGAGACAGTGGTTCGACAAGTTTTCTAATGCTTTGATAAAGCTTGGATTTACACAGTCAAAATCAGACTATTCATTATTTGTCCAAGGGAAAGAAGACTCATTCCTAGCTCTATTGGTATATGTGGATGACATAATCATTGCAGGTCCTTCAACAACCTAAATTGATCTCTTAAAGAAACATATTCACACTTATTTCAAACTAAAAGACCTTGGCATTCTATAATATTTCCTTGGATTAGAACTTGCACGTTCATCCAATGACCTTTTTCTATCCCAAAGACAATACAGTCTCCAATTCCTTGAAGACACTAATTTGCTAGCCTCAAAACCTGTCCTTCTACCCATGGATCCACACCAAAAATGTCAATATGATGTTGGAGATATCCTTCCTGACCCAACTACATACAGACGCCTAATTGGCAGACTTTTATACCTCACTGTATCTCACCCAGACATCACCTTTGCTGCCCATAAGCTTAGCCAATATGTTGTCCAACCTTGCCAACCTCATCTACTGGTCGCCATCAACACCCTTTTACGCTACCTAAAAGTTGCCCAAGCCAAGGCA
This genomic window contains:
- the LOC103488688 gene encoding fructose-1,6-bisphosphatase, cytosolic, which translates into the protein MDHAADAQRTDLMTITRFVLNEQSKYPESRGDFTILLSHIVLGCKFVCSAVNKAGLAKLIGLAGETNVQGEEQKKLDVLSNEVFIKALVSSGRTCILVSEEDEEPTYVEPSRRGRYSVVFDPLDGSSNIDCGVSIGTIFGIYHLNDSHEPNLEDVLQPGKNMVAAGYCLYGSSCTLVLSTGTGVNGFTLDPSLGEFILTHPDLKIPKKGKIYSVNEGNAKNWDGPTAKYVEKCKFPTDGSPPKSLRYVGSMVADVHRTLLYGGIFLYPGDKKSPNGKLRVLYEVFPMAFLIEEAGGQAFTGKIRALDLVPKKIHERSPIFLGSYDDVEEIKALYAAAEE